From the genome of Argonema galeatum A003/A1, one region includes:
- a CDS encoding Lin0512 family protein translates to MARKRLIIEMGMGIDQHGQEPTVAAARAVRNAIAHNALPGVWEVAGLSDPDLMIVEVQVAVPYPEQIREAEVLAVLPFGRKTLTVEQGGMIVQGRAIASLNDKNDEMLIAVAAVTVFVDIE, encoded by the coding sequence GCTCGCAAACGCTTGATTATCGAGATGGGCATGGGAATAGATCAGCACGGACAGGAACCGACTGTCGCGGCTGCAAGGGCTGTAAGAAATGCGATCGCACACAACGCCCTACCTGGTGTCTGGGAAGTCGCTGGTTTAAGCGACCCAGATCTAATGATTGTCGAAGTACAAGTAGCAGTACCTTACCCAGAACAAATACGGGAAGCAGAAGTATTAGCTGTGCTACCTTTTGGGCGCAAAACGCTCACCGTTGAGCAAGGCGGTATGATAGTTCAGGGTCGGGCAATTGCCTCCCTCAACGATAAAAATGATGAAATGCTAATTGCTGTTGCTGCTGTCACAGTTTTTGTCGATATTGAGTAG